The sequence AATTCCTTTTCGTTCGTCGCTCTTTTCGCTCTCAGATCCTTCGAGGGCTTCTTTGTTTGAGAGGAATTGTGTTTCAGATCTCGGGGATTCGTAGTTTTACTCGTCGAGTTGCATCAATCCATGATTCTTTTTtgagttttcttttattttctcgaTGATCTGCTCTGATTTCATGGATGcagtttggtttcttggttattAAGTCACGCTTTTCTTCTGAGTTTGGATCTTGACTGCGATTGGGATTGTTAAAGGAAATAGGGGGATCCTCAGGAGAAAATGGCAAATCGGATGAAAGAGGACGAGAAGAACGAGAAAATAATACGAGGGCTTCTGAAGCTCCCTGCGAATCGGAGATGCATCAATTGCAACAGTCTGGTaaggtttttcttttcaatctTCTTTAATGATCTGCGAATTGTAGTCATTTCTTTATTGACTCTACTCTTCCATCACACAAACATATCTGAAATCATGTGGAAGAATTAATCTTTAGTTTTGCATGCGCCCATGCTGATAAATTATGATGTTATATGTTGAAGATGATTGAGTTCTACTTTTGAAAATACATGGTTTAGTGTGAAAAAAGTCATGACCAGGAACCTAAAGtcaagtttctttttctttttccaaatgTTTCACGGTTATATCTTTCCATTTAGAACTATGTAAGTTGTAGACAGTGTCTGGCTTTGGTTGGTCTGGTTTTGTGCCTGACGACTGGCATTGCTCCACTATATCAGCTCATATGTTTTGAAATGGTTCATTTTAGTGGGGCATTTAGGTGTCATCAGTGGTGCATAGAACTAGCAGTATTATTGGTGTCGCTGGAAAGTGTATTGCACTGGATGTATATGGAGACCTCATGATGTAGTGTTTCTAAATTACAGACAATCTTTCCTGGAACTAGTAGTTTTTTTTATGTATATTTGCTGTGTAGCTCTTTGATGTACTGCTATAACCATCTCATCTGAAAGTATATGCTGACTGCTGAGATTCCAGGACCTCTACCTTTAAATTGGTACCTTAACTTTGTTCTGTTTTTCTGTCTCATTTAACCATTCATCCATAAATATAGCCGATACATATGTTTCAGTTCTGGAATTCATATTGATGGCGCAGTGTGGCTGCCTCACTAcataatcaaaattttttaGCTTTTTAATCATAAGCTATATCTTAGTACGTAGGGATAAGGcttttggtaaaatgaccatGATTAATGACTTGTATGTGAGCTAGTGCAAAACATATGATTATAATTACGGAGAAGTATCGTCATGCCCCGTTGACAAATGGAAGGGAAAAAAGGATGTGGAAAGATACTAGAAAACTCTTGGTATGTAAACTATAATTTTGCAATATAAGACTTCAAATCATGTTATGTGGCAGTATGGTTGATGCAGGTAAGTGATCTAGGAAGATCATTAGGCTCGATGTGACTATTTTGACTATTACAAGTTAAGGCTTTGTAAGGGTTATGGGAGCAAGATATGCCGTATTGAAAGGAAAATTACATTAAACATTTCGAGTGCCATAACACACTGTACAATGTCTAATTgagtttattttgatgattttggGTAACATTTTGAGATCTATGATGCTGCCTTGTACTCCTAACTGGTCTTATGCATAGAGCAGCCGAGGGGGTAAAATCTCCTTGTTTGGACCTCAAAAACGTGGTGGGCAAACTAAAAGTTTCCTTTTTGGGAAACACTTGATGGGGGcataagtcgactccaagaagaaTTAGACGAAGCGGCTAAAGACATTGATGTAGAAGTTGGAGAAGCTAGTTCCAGGAggattttctttagtttttcattgtcttttttgCTAGTTatgtctattttagaaaaattttAAACTTCTTTAACTAGAAGAGAAATTTGATGTGGATTtgtatggatgatttctcactAGTATAAACAGAGGCATTGGCAAGCAAGTTTATCATAGAATTAACGAAAGAAAGGGGACTTTGAAACCCTACTTTCATGAATTCTCTTGTTTGTTGTTATTCTTTTGAGAGGTATGGGTGAAgaattctctttttttcttctaattggATCAGTAAGGATGGAgttctctcttttcttgcatgcatgtagtaaaatataaaattaacaaCAAATAGTAATAAATAAAGGAATTGCTTAAGTGGAAGCAAGAAAGAGGGTAAAAGGGTTTAGAAGATATTCCCAATCGGTGTACAGGGGTTACCCTATACTCTGTCTTTTGCTGGATGCTCGGTCTCAACCTCTAGCTTCACAAATTTTGGTTACTGTGCATTAAAATCTTCACTAGAAGTTAATCAAAGTTGTCAGTCTCTCACCAAGCTCTTCATCTTGAAATTAACCATAGCCTTGAATCACAAGCCTCTGATGCGGTCTTAGACTGCACAAGAATATAAAGAGAATTTCTCAAATCTTATTACCTCAGCTCTGTATGCAAAAGAAAATAGGGCACGGGCATTATAATAAAAGGCCCTTCAACTCTTAGGACTCTTGCCTAATTCATATATGACTCAGGATATAATGAGGGAAAAAACCTTTTCTAATTCTAATAGGAACTCTTCCTCGACCTACAACCTTTTTCAACAGAGaaaagtaagaaaaacagaccCAAAAAGCAGTCTAAATTTGAACTTCAGTCAAACTAGCAATGAATGGCAAAATCATAGTTTTTTGCGACTTTGTTAGTGACTTTCAACTGGACAACGCTCCTGTAAAATGGACATAACTTTCTCATTCAACCTAAAGTTTGTCTTGGTATTGAACATGACGGAAGTTGCTTGAATATTCTAATTCTAGATAGGGTTTCTTTGGGCTACTGTACCTCTAAGGGTTAGCCTCAACTTTGATGTCTTGACAAAACGGAATTGTCCTCCAAGCATGGTGTCAAGTTACTTTGGGGTCTAGATAACATGAGAAAGTGACATGTGACCTCAGCCCTATGTTTGTTTCTCCTCGGTAGAAGTTTATTTACATAATGCTGATGAGAGATCATCTTGACTTTTGCACTGATGAAAGGGCGATTACTTTGCAAATGAGATCCCAATTTTATAAATTACTGAGATTTACTGGCTTGCccttttatgttgttttttctGTTCAGCATGCTTATCATCTAACTTTATTGAAACTCCGTACGGAGAAAGCATTCTTGATATGCAGATATGCACCTTACAAAAGATTATTTTCTAATATGCTTCTGTGAACAGGGACCGCAATATGTATGCACAAATTTCTGGACTTTCATTTGCACAAATTGTAGTGGCTTACAGTAAGTATTGATTGGCATCTCATtttggcttttctttttttatttgccGTTAACATTTATTGTTTCTTGTCGTACATGTTCACAGTATATAATACATGATACATGATATATTTTATTGTGATGATTGACATTCAATTGACTTAGATTCCTGATTCCCTTGGATGATGGACTTTTGAGTATGATATGATAGGAATGACTGGTAAAATTAAGTCATCTGTTTCTATGCTGACTTCACGATgcctcttttatatatatatatatatatattgaagtcGAGAGTTCACCCACCGTGTGAAATCAATATCGATGGCCAAATTTACTCCACAAGAAGTTCGTGCCCTTCAAGAAGGAGGGAATGAGGTAATGTGCATTTGCACCATTATGTTCAAACCTGTGCTTCTATATTAGTTAGTGATTTTCTTactatcttttccttttttaataaaaaacagCGTGCTAAGGAAATCTATTTCAAAGAATGGGATCCACAGCGTCACTATGTTCCTGACAGCAGGTTTATTGCTGATCCAAGGTTTGCCATCTTGAAATCTGCATAATTGGTGAAGCTGATCCTTTCTTTTGGTTTCAGCAATCTTGATAAGCTCAGAGATTTCATCAAGCATGTTTATGTGGATCGGAGGTATACTGGGGAAAGGAGCATTAACAGGCCTCCAAATGTGAAGGTGGTTTTTGAATACTTTGAATAAGATCTTATAATGTTTGCTTCTATATTATCGCTGGTAGTCATGGGAAGAATCCTTCTCAGGTGTCTTCGACAGTTTTGTGTATGATGGTTACACCCATTGTTAAAACAAGATGGCAATATGTATGATGCAGGGTGATAGGGAAGATACTTATGAGAACAGAAGGGAAGATTCCTATCGGGGTGTCTCAAGAAGTCCACCTTACGAGGATACTTATGAACGCCGTTATGGTGAACGGCCTGGTTCTAGAAGTCCTGGATATGATCAAGGAGATTACAAGAGAAGCCCTGCACCCCTCAAGGTGGTAGATGTGAAGCATCGAGATGATAAAAACTGGGAATGGAAGCCAAAACCGGAATTTTGAAGATCGCTGGTCTGCAGATGGAAATCCAAGGCCAGAGGGGAGTTTGCCAAGCCATCAGAAAGATGTTTAATCTACCTAGTCCTCCCATGGTTCGACCTGTCAGAGATATTCTAGGTGGTGATATTCCATCGATTCAGATTAATGAGCCACCTAAATTAAACACAATCCAGGCCGCTGTTAGTCCTGCACCAGCACAGGTAAAATTCCGGTGATTTAAGGAAGATTTATTACCCATGTATCTGCGCTGGTAGAAATCATTTCTGGATGATTTTTGCTCATTTCTTGCTTTTAATGAAAAGCTATGCCGAGCTAAAAGCAATTACTGTCATGAATAGCTGCAAACTTGTTTTCTAACATTCAAGGATTGCTACTTCACAAGCTGTATACTTGGTTTCATCCATGGTCTTATGCATGTACTTTGCATGTAATGGTAGCATTCCAAATTGATGTTTGGTTCATTTAATAAAATGAAAACATGATCTATCTTATGTCAAGGACACTGAAGATGTATTAGGACAGATTTCTTATCAATCTACGTTGATTTGGGCAGCTTATGATGCTGGACTCTGTTTAGGACCATTATAGGTCAATATATGATATTTTAGACACATTGTCCTCTTAGATTTTATTGTCATTTctgattattattattgaagatACACATCCTACATTAAAACAACTCCAGACTGAAACTAGTTTCACAATAAAATTGTGATGGATGCATGCCTTTCAATAGAGACATTTTAGAAACTGGAATCCTATAAATGTTGACTGTTTTGGTACATATTACATGCTGCATGTATGATACTGTGCGTGCATGggattttttctcaaaaaagagTGCGGATAAAACAATATGAAGCTATATTAGGTTTGTATGTTAATACATAACTTTTCCCaccaaaaaaaatgttaatgcattttttgattttgtttaaCCGTGTTATTGCTGATGAACCTGTGGATGGGATAGAATGCTATGTTAATTCAATGATTTTCTTTAACTTTGTTTTATCACCAAAGGCATGATATGAAAAGGTTGATCTGTTATAATTTGGCTTTGtaaatttactttgtcattgATAATAATCCTCAGTCAACAAAGTCCTGTTATTTTAATACCAATCTGGGTTCTTTTAGGTTTTCTCATGCTCTTTACCTATTCATTGCCAGAAATTGAGGTCTTTGCCTAGCTGGGTCCTTGTCTGGTCTCTGTTGTAAGAGACCCACGCTATCTCATTCAGTCTTACATTGCACTGTTGCAATTCTTCAAAATACTTTTTCTCAAATTACGTGGTATCAGGGCTAAGAATTTCTTTAAGACAAATTATAGAGGGCGGACAttggtgcaatggtaaggttgcttCATTTGACCTGGGTGTCCATGGGGTTGAAACATAGAAATAGCCTCTCCATGCATAAGGGCAAGGCTGACCCTTGTGAGACCCTATTGTGGCGGGAGCCTTGTGCatgcccatttataaattattGCTACATGACTCACCatgatattatgagaaattgatTGTCCAATGCTAATTGCATGTCTCATGTTAAACAACGTAGGCGACCCGATCCATAATTGTACCCTTCATCAGCAGGTCTTACCAGGATGTTGAGAAATCTGTTAACCTGTACATAGGTAACCTCAGAAAATGGTTTGTAGTTGGATCATACTGCATAACTGTGGATTGATTTTCTTCGAGTTTGGGGGTGTGAggacatttgatttttttttttttatttcgttTTTGCCCCTTCTTAATTAATGTTCAAAAAACAAGTTCTCCATCTTTGGCTAATTTTTCACCTATTTTCGTCAACTGCTGGGAGAAACTGTGCTCTCTGGATGTTGAAGCTTGTGTTTTTTGTGTTACTTCTGGGTAGTCAATATATGAGAGACTTATTCTTTCTATGGTTTATCTCAGACGACTGCACCTTCAAGCAGCAGGGGATCCAGTGTTGGAAATTCTGTGGAATTGAAGAGGGTGAACTCTGGtagtttgattgattttagcACAGATCCTGAACCTCCTCCTGCTGGAGCATCGCAACAATCTGCGCCTCAGGAAACTGCCTCTCCACCTGTTAATGGGTGGAGGTTGGGCATCTTTTGATGTTGTTGCCCCTCAAAAGATACCTCAGGCAGCTTCAAGTGCAAGCCCTCTTGAATCTGTACTGGCTGAACTGTCAGCTCCTGTACCTGCACCTGTAGCCAACTTCTCAAcctcgtctgttgcaggagttGATTCCTTTCTTAAAACAAATAGTGGAGGGCAATGGCCAACTGCGAACCAACAACTTCTTTCGGTATACCCAGCTGCTGATGTTAAGTCTATTAATCCATCATATAATGCACCTTCCATGGGAGCTCCGAACAACCAGGTAAGTTTCTATCTAAGCTATAAAAATTGTGATTATTATTAATATGATAATCTATTTAGTTGCTTTTCTGTGAATGGTCCTAGCAGTTTTGGGGTTCATCAAACTCACAAGGACCTATGGCTGCTCCAACTGGGCAATCTTCGCAGGCTGTAACGATACCACCTCATGAAACCAGTTCTGGAATTTCATTACAACCTGCTTCCTTAGAGGCTAAAcctagagggagaagagaacttCCAGAGGTAATCATTTTGATATAATTTCTTGTCCTTGCCTTCATGCTCTTAGCATTTCTTCTGGTATCAAATCATCTTCAGGATCTTTTTACCGCACATTACCCGCCTGCACCTGCACAAGTTCCAGGTTGGCAGACAGGTCCACATCCTGGCATGGTGTATGTCATGCAGTATCCAAATGCAGCAGTATGCGCTTCAGCTCCTTGTCATCTGGGTTGATCAATAATTTCTGCTTCAAATGTGTCTAGTTTCTGATGGTGGCTTGTGTATGGTATTTTCTGCTGCAGACATTGCCAATGTATCatcattcatcaaaatctacaAATCCATTTGATCTCATCAATGAGCCAAAACTACCTCATGCTTCCACAGTATGTAAATTTCATTTTTCAATATATTTGTCATTACACAGTAGCATTATGGAGAAAATGTTCAATACATCATTTAAGTTTTCAGTCACTTTGTGGTGTTAGGTTCTATTTGAGCACCTGTTAGTGATGGCCTTATTGTCAGGAACTGGTCTTTGTTTAATATCAGAAGTTTGATTCTACTGGAAATCCTCAGGATGCCTTTCAGTGGAAATGGGTTTGTTCCACCAGACATTTTGATTTTTCAGgaatgaactgaattttttaaatgaaAACTCCTATTATCATTTTCAGTGGCCGATATTATCAGGATCATACTCTTGTTGACCTCCTATTCTTGATGCCATTAAATAGTTGACTTGTATTCTTGCAACATTATTCGGTCTTGTGGACTATATCATCAGATATATCGATCAGGAAGTCATGACCTACCATGTTCCTTGGGCATAGCCAACATATTTGTGCTATAAATTCAAAACGCATGGTGGCGGACCAAATCTAAATAATGAAGACTCTTTAGTTTAATTTGTTATTTGGCTATTATTTTCTCGCTGGAGGTTTTGAAGCCTGCTTTGGCGAATTTTTCACAGTGTTGAATTAGGGGTTGCTCTTTTTTCTGTGTAGTTCCCTTCTTTGACCTCCTTGCAAGGAGCATTACCAAACATGGCCATGAATAACGCTTCGAACTTGTTGCGCACTTCCAGCTTGGGGTCCCCCTCCCCACAATGGGTGCCCCCACAACGACCATCTTATCCATCAGCTGTGACTCCAAGTAAGATTTTATTGTTGCCTTCCAGTTTTCTTTGCTGATGCAAGTTACTTGAGTTGCCTAATACTCTCTTTTGTTGGTGCTGATGACTTGGTTTAACCGACAGGTTCCTACATGATGCAACAGACTGTGAACAACATGCCCCATCAAGTACCTAATAATGCATTTCCTGTGGTGTAAGTCCTATGATGTGATCtgctttttaatttttgaatttctccGGTGATCAAATGGATCTGCCAAAAGGTCATCACAGGTTACCAAGTTAACCTTCATTCAGGTTGCAATAGTATAGTGATATATCTTGTCTTGATCAAAATCATGAAAATACGAAGTACTTCCACAATATATTTCTTCAAATAATATTCATTTTTGaaaccttcttttttttaaaaaaaataaatctgtTACAGTCAGTACCAAATCACATTTTTGCCTAGTATTATAATGGTCAAACATTCATCCTATAGCTCCTTCTTGTGATTGATATTCAAAGTTTATCTGTTTCCTAACCAGCTCTTTAGATGCCAATAGTTGTGCCATTCTACACAAAAATGCTGGAAGTAATGTCAGATTTTGGGAATATGATCTTCTGCACGCTCTATCTCCAAACTTAAAATAGCCTGACTCGAGGATGCTAACATGCAGAAATTTAACTTAAGATTGTGTGAAAtatatctcctttttttttctgaggaAACATGCTCATGTTACACTGAATGTACATGTACAATGATTGCAGGCCTCAAAGAATTGGAGGTTTGGGCACTGAGGGTGCTGCATTTGGCTTTTCAGGCATGGATCCACATTCAGCTGCTAGAAGCTACCAACCAGGCACTCCAAATTCCTTTGCTCCTGTTGGGGGAAATCCTTTTGGATAGTTGCAATAATTGATAGCTGTATTTGTTATTTATAAAAAGTGTCTTACCATACGATGCCTGTTAGTATTGAAAGTCTCAGCAGATTTTCTCGGGtttgaatttttcaaaagtAGCAGCTCCAGTAAGTAGCATATCTTCAGTCCGTTGCCTGTCTGGTGAGACCGTACAGAAAGTTATCATGTGAACTTAAGCATGGAGAGAGGCAAGAACACTGACTGAGGAAGTGTCATGCAATCACAGGGGTTTCAAGGCATGTTCGGTACCTTCTGGTGTACTATAAAGTTTTAGTGAATGTCGCGACGCTTATGTGCATGTTTAAGGTTCCACTATGTCGTCTAGAAGTTTACTGTAATCTTTCGTTGTTTTGTCACTGGTGTCAGTTTTGGGGTGCATAATATTTTTGTTAGGGTTTTGCTGTTTAGTTTATTCATTGCCCATTATGTGGTTACTATTTTGGTTTGTGAATGAACTTTTGTAAAACTATGTCAGTTGACTGAAAATTCAATGAGAGAATGTGCTTGCTTGAATATTTGTACTAGTGGTCATTTCTATTTAGCGGAAGGCTGTTCTGTGGCAGGCAGGGA is a genomic window of Phoenix dactylifera cultivar Barhee BC4 unplaced genomic scaffold, palm_55x_up_171113_PBpolish2nd_filt_p 002524F, whole genome shotgun sequence containing:
- the LOC120103987 gene encoding uncharacterized protein LOC120103987 isoform X2: MGGGWASFDVVAPQKIPQAASSASPLESVLAELSAPVPAPVANFSTSSVAGVDSFLKTNSGGQWPTANQQLLSVYPAADVKSINPSYNAPSMGAPNNQFWGSSNSQGPMAAPTGQSSQAVTIPPHETSSGISLQPASLEAKPRGRRELPEDLFTAHYPPAPAQVPGWQTGPHPGMVYVMQYPNAATLPMYHHSSKSTNPFDLINEPKLPHASTFPSLTSLQGALPNMAMNNASNLLRTSSLGSPSPQWVPPQRPSYPSAVTPSSYMMQQTVNNMPHQVPNNAFPVVPQRIGGLGTEGAAFGFSGMDPHSAARSYQPGTPNSFAPVGGNPFG
- the LOC120103987 gene encoding uncharacterized protein LOC120103987 isoform X1, with protein sequence MGGGWASFDVVAPQKIPQAASSASPLESVLAELSAPVPAPVANFSTSSVAGVDSFLKTNSGGQWPTANQQLLSVYPAADVKSINPSYNAPSMGAPNNQQFWGSSNSQGPMAAPTGQSSQAVTIPPHETSSGISLQPASLEAKPRGRRELPEDLFTAHYPPAPAQVPGWQTGPHPGMVYVMQYPNAATLPMYHHSSKSTNPFDLINEPKLPHASTFPSLTSLQGALPNMAMNNASNLLRTSSLGSPSPQWVPPQRPSYPSAVTPSSYMMQQTVNNMPHQVPNNAFPVVPQRIGGLGTEGAAFGFSGMDPHSAARSYQPGTPNSFAPVGGNPFG